Proteins from a single region of Paraburkholderia sp. PGU19:
- a CDS encoding dienelactone hydrolase family protein — protein MAGSFIEVAARDGGRFNAYMARPAQGSGPGLVLLQEIFGINDYLKQTADRYAEEGYVVLVPDLFWRMQPNVVLGYDGDDMKRALDFHAKFDVDLAVQDIAATLDALRALPEQQGKIGTVGYCLGGKLAMLAAARTDVDCAVSYYGVGLEAYLDEVKNIRCPMVFHLPENDAYCPPPVREQIMSALRTHANIEQYVYPGCDHAFAAPARPQYDKPAEMMAYSRTLALLRKVLGPIYDLNTLWEQHCYFEFATRDVEAVMPTMVAQPYVNHVPTMTGGVGYDNLKRFYTNHFVNSNPPDTKLIPISRTIGSDRIVDEFIFACTHSCEIDWLLPGVAPTGKYFEVPMLAVVCFRGDKLYNEHIYWDQASVLVQVGLLDPKGLPVAGIESARKLLDEKLPSNQLMGDKWSA, from the coding sequence ATGGCCGGTTCCTTTATCGAAGTCGCCGCTCGCGATGGCGGCCGTTTCAACGCATACATGGCGCGCCCCGCGCAGGGGTCGGGTCCCGGCCTCGTGCTGCTGCAAGAGATTTTCGGCATCAACGACTATCTGAAGCAAACGGCTGACCGTTACGCCGAAGAAGGCTATGTCGTGCTCGTGCCCGATCTGTTCTGGCGCATGCAGCCGAATGTCGTGCTCGGCTACGACGGCGACGACATGAAGCGCGCGCTCGACTTCCACGCGAAGTTCGACGTCGATCTCGCCGTGCAGGATATCGCCGCGACGCTCGATGCGTTGCGCGCGTTGCCCGAGCAACAAGGCAAGATCGGCACGGTCGGCTATTGCCTCGGCGGTAAGCTCGCGATGCTCGCGGCTGCGCGCACGGATGTCGATTGTGCGGTGAGCTATTACGGCGTCGGGCTCGAAGCGTATCTGGACGAAGTGAAGAACATTCGTTGCCCGATGGTGTTTCACCTCCCAGAGAACGACGCGTACTGCCCGCCGCCCGTGCGCGAGCAGATCATGAGCGCGCTTCGCACGCATGCGAACATCGAGCAGTACGTGTACCCCGGCTGCGATCATGCGTTCGCCGCGCCCGCGCGCCCGCAATACGACAAGCCCGCCGAGATGATGGCGTATTCGCGCACGCTTGCGCTCCTGCGCAAGGTGCTCGGCCCGATCTACGATCTGAATACGCTGTGGGAACAGCACTGCTACTTCGAGTTCGCGACGCGCGACGTCGAAGCCGTGATGCCGACCATGGTCGCGCAACCGTACGTCAACCACGTGCCGACCATGACGGGCGGCGTCGGTTATGACAATCTCAAGCGCTTCTACACGAATCACTTCGTCAACTCGAACCCACCGGACACGAAGCTGATTCCCATCTCGCGGACCATCGGTTCCGATCGCATCGTCGATGAATTCATCTTTGCCTGCACGCATAGCTGCGAGATCGACTGGTTGTTGCCGGGTGTCGCGCCGACGGGCAAATACTTCGAGGTGCCGATGCTCGCCGTCGTCTGTTTTCGCGGCGACAAGCTGTATAACGAGCATATCTATTGGGATCAGGCTTCCGTGCTCGTGCAGGTCGGCTTGCTCGATCCGAAGGGCTTGCCCGTTGCGGGCATCGAAAGCGCGCGCAAACTGCTCGATGAGAAGCTGCCGTCCAATCAGCTGATGGGCGACAAGTGGTCGGCGTGA